A genomic segment from Salvia splendens isolate huo1 chromosome 13, SspV2, whole genome shotgun sequence encodes:
- the LOC121763093 gene encoding LOW QUALITY PROTEIN: dihydropyrimidine dehydrogenase (NADP(+)), chloroplastic-like (The sequence of the model RefSeq protein was modified relative to this genomic sequence to represent the inferred CDS: inserted 2 bases in 2 codons), producing the protein MDSLRFSAHVSTPAADFPVTRRAVLAPNRVGFRVSAQSEAAAEPDLSVTVNGLKMPNPFVIGSGPPGTNYTVMKRAFNEGWGAVIAKTVSLDSSKVVNVTPRYARLRAGANGSPKGQIIGWQNIELISDRPLETMLKEFKQLKEEYPDRILIASIMEEYNKAAWEELIDRVEQTGIDAFEINFSCPHGMPERKMGAAVGQDCVLLEEVCGWINAKATVPVWAKMTPNVTDITQPARVSLQTGCEGVAAINTIMSVMGINLDTXRPEPCVEGYSTPGGYXAKAVHPIALAKVMSIAQMMKKEFADKDLSLSAIGGVETGNDAAEFILLGANTVQVCTGVMMHGYGLVKTLCSELQEFMKKHNFSSIEDFRGASLDYFTTHMDLVARQQEAIRERKATKKGLQSDRDWTGDGFVKESESMVSN; encoded by the exons ATGGATTCTCTCAGATTTTCTGCTCACGTCAGCACTCCGGCGGCTGACTTTCCGGTCACTCGCAGGGCCGTGCTCGCTCCGAACCGGGTCGGGTTCAGAGTATCCGCGCAGAGCGAGGCTGCTGCGGAGCCTGATCTCAGCGTGACGGTAAACGGGCTGAAAATGCCGAATCCCTTCGTCATCGGGTCGGGTCCGCCCGGAACCAACTACACCGTCATGAAGCGCGCCTTCAACGAAGGCTGGGGCGCTGTTATCGCCAAAACG GTGTCACTGGATTCTTCGAAAGTTGTGAATGTAACCCCTCGGTATGCTAGACTACGGGCTGGAGCGAATGGATCTCCTAAAGGGCAAATCATAGGGTGGCAAAATATTGAGCTGATAAGCGACCGGCCTCTAGAGACTATGTTGAAGGAATTCAAGCAGTTGAAGGAAGAGTATCCGGACAGGATACTCATTGCTTCGATCATGGAAGAATACAACAAAGCTGCGTGGGAGGAGCTCATTGACCGAGTTGAGCAAACTGGAATT GATGCTTTTGAAATCAACTTTTCGTGTCCTCATGGAATGCCAGAGCGTAAAATGGGTGCTGCTGTTGGTCAAGATTGCGTGCTTTTGGAAGAAGTTTGTGGATGGATTAATGCGAAAGCAACTGTCCCTGTTTGGGCAAAGATGACTCCAAACGTCACAGACATCACGCAG CCAGCTAGAGTGTCTCTGCAAACTGGATGCGAAGGGGTTGCTGCGATCAACACAATCATGAGCGTCATGGGAATTAATCTCGACA TGCGCCCCGAGCCTTGTGTAGAGGG ATACTCAACTCCCGGAGGCT TCGCAAAGGCAGTCCATCCTATTGCACTTGCAAAAGTGATGAGTATTGCACAGATGATGAAGAAGGAATTTGCTGATAAAGATCTCTCGCTTTCTGCTATTGGAGGAGTTGAAACGGGGAATGATGCAGCCGAATTCATACTTCTTGGAGCCAATACAGTTCAG gtCTGCACGGGCGTAATGATGCATGGATATGGTCTCGTGAAGACGCTTTGTTCTGAGCTGCAGGAATTCATGAAAAAGCACAACTTTTCGTCCATTGAAGATTTCAGGGG AGCTTCTCTCGACTATTTCACGACCCACATGGATCTGGTGGCAAGGCAGCAAGAGGCGATTCGCGAAAGGAAGGCCACCAAGAAGGGGTTGCAATCTGATAGAGACTGGACGGGCGATGGGTTCGTGAAAGAATCGGAGAGTATGGTATCAAACTGA